Proteins encoded together in one Rossellomorea sp. y25 window:
- a CDS encoding LCP family protein, with translation MKKTALLLALLFSVFIVVSCSPFWGGSEQPVPKEEVQSQKRFLDENNESIFPLVLQEKKSPVNVLLIGSDQRKNEPARADVLMVAQYTPQSTSIKIVSIMRDTFVNIPGFEKSKINHAYTWGGEELLAETIKNNFNIDIHHSVKVNFNDFINMMDLVFPEGVGVTVSEPMIKYWKWAKDPGKQVLKGEEILQYVRFRGDIKSDFGRVERQQEIMALAEKSLMEQMQSGEGITTVVSLMREGLKNVETSTPISEVIKYGMSLMLKPVNRVDTLRVPVEGSFTDLSTVNAGLVLDMDEQKNQEAIRDFLNTVE, from the coding sequence ATGAAAAAAACAGCATTACTATTGGCTCTATTATTTTCTGTATTCATTGTTGTAAGTTGTTCGCCTTTCTGGGGTGGGAGCGAACAACCGGTACCAAAAGAAGAAGTTCAATCGCAAAAGCGTTTCTTAGATGAAAATAATGAATCGATTTTTCCTTTAGTCCTTCAGGAAAAAAAATCTCCTGTTAATGTCCTTCTAATCGGTTCAGATCAACGAAAAAACGAACCTGCCCGTGCAGATGTTTTAATGGTTGCTCAATATACGCCACAATCGACATCCATTAAGATTGTTTCCATCATGAGGGATACATTCGTAAACATCCCTGGATTTGAAAAGAGCAAAATTAATCATGCGTATACGTGGGGGGGAGAAGAGCTCCTGGCCGAAACGATAAAAAATAATTTCAACATAGATATTCACCATTCCGTGAAAGTGAATTTTAATGATTTCATAAACATGATGGATCTCGTTTTTCCAGAAGGGGTCGGGGTTACAGTGTCAGAACCGATGATCAAGTATTGGAAATGGGCGAAGGATCCCGGGAAGCAAGTATTAAAAGGAGAAGAAATCTTACAATATGTGAGGTTTAGGGGAGACATAAAAAGCGATTTTGGACGAGTGGAGCGGCAGCAGGAAATCATGGCTTTGGCAGAAAAAAGTCTTATGGAGCAAATGCAGTCCGGAGAAGGAATTACAACCGTTGTTTCCCTAATGAGAGAAGGTTTAAAAAACGTAGAAACCTCTACGCCTATTAGTGAAGTGATAAAGTATGGTATGTCATTAATGCTGAAACCCGTGAATCGTGTGGACACACTTCGTGTACCGGTAGAAGGAAGTTTTACTGACCTTTCGACTGTAAATGCAGGACTGGTTTTAGATATGGACGAACAAAAGAATCAAGAAGCTATCAGGGATTTTCTAAATACAGTTGAGTGA
- a CDS encoding S41 family peptidase → MEQDKTDQSQQETHSNFIKIKKFKFVMLLFFLVFATAGITTFALAFGDEKAVNVGVTERSEFQKLYEAYDKLNENYYKDLDQDTLVNGAINGMLDSVGDPYSDYMNVEEAEKFQESISSSFEGIGAEIQEKEGYISIVSPIKGSPAEKAGLQPNDTITKVDDKSIQGMSVTDAVLLIRGEKGTKVTLTIQRPGQDKPMQVTITRDEIPIETVYAEMKENGVAEIQITSFSENTYKELTEALNEMNDKGMKKLVLDLRQNPGGLLDQAVKISNLFVPEGEVLFQVEDSNGKVEKYVSESGQKIGVPTAVLVDGGSASAAEILAAAVSESNDIPLVGTKTFGKGTVQTAETFKDGSNMKFTTAKWLTPDGNWIHEKGITPDIEAKMPDYAQLPYINPDKELKESDLSDQVKTAEQMLNALDLNPGNVDGYYDEDTTKAVKQFQEKNELEVTGTLNAETTVKLMSNLRDKLKENDPQVKRAIEELNKNN, encoded by the coding sequence TTGGAACAAGATAAGACGGATCAGTCACAACAAGAAACCCATTCAAATTTTATAAAAATTAAGAAGTTTAAATTTGTTATGCTCCTGTTCTTCCTTGTATTTGCAACGGCAGGAATTACAACATTTGCACTGGCATTCGGAGATGAAAAAGCGGTCAATGTAGGGGTTACAGAACGTTCAGAATTTCAAAAACTTTATGAAGCCTATGATAAGTTAAATGAGAATTATTATAAAGATCTTGATCAGGACACTTTAGTAAATGGTGCTATTAATGGAATGCTTGATAGCGTCGGTGATCCTTATTCTGATTATATGAATGTCGAAGAAGCAGAAAAGTTCCAGGAAAGCATCTCCTCTTCATTTGAGGGGATTGGTGCAGAAATACAGGAGAAAGAAGGATATATATCCATCGTTTCTCCAATAAAAGGTTCACCGGCAGAGAAAGCTGGTTTGCAACCGAATGATACAATCACTAAAGTGGATGACAAAAGTATTCAAGGAATGTCTGTAACCGATGCGGTTCTCCTCATTCGTGGAGAAAAAGGGACAAAGGTTACACTTACCATTCAGCGACCAGGGCAGGATAAGCCAATGCAAGTTACCATCACCAGAGATGAGATTCCAATTGAAACCGTTTATGCAGAAATGAAAGAAAATGGTGTAGCTGAAATCCAAATTACGAGCTTTTCAGAGAATACGTATAAAGAATTAACTGAAGCATTAAATGAGATGAACGATAAAGGCATGAAAAAACTTGTTCTTGATTTAAGACAGAATCCAGGTGGATTACTGGATCAAGCTGTGAAAATCTCTAACTTGTTTGTACCGGAAGGCGAAGTTCTATTCCAAGTAGAAGACAGCAACGGGAAAGTGGAAAAGTATGTTTCCGAATCCGGGCAGAAAATAGGCGTGCCAACAGCCGTTCTCGTTGATGGAGGAAGCGCAAGTGCTGCAGAAATCTTAGCAGCCGCTGTAAGTGAGTCAAACGATATTCCTCTTGTTGGAACAAAAACCTTTGGTAAGGGAACGGTTCAAACAGCCGAAACCTTTAAAGATGGTTCTAACATGAAATTCACAACGGCTAAGTGGTTAACACCTGATGGCAATTGGATACATGAAAAAGGAATCACACCTGATATTGAAGCGAAAATGCCAGATTATGCACAGCTTCCATATATCAATCCGGATAAAGAACTTAAAGAATCAGACTTATCGGATCAGGTAAAAACAGCAGAGCAAATGCTCAATGCTCTCGACCTGAATCCAGGAAACGTTGATGGATATTACGATGAGGACACAACAAAAGCGGTTAAGCAGTTCCAGGAAAAGAATGAACTAGAGGTAACTGGAACGTTAAATGCTGAGACGACGGTTAAGCTTATGTCCAATCTCCGAGATAAACTAAAAGAAAACGATCCGCAAGTGAAAAGAGCGATTGAAGAATTAAACAAAAATAATTAA
- a CDS encoding YitT family protein produces MLRTFSIIIIGSVFVGIGIDLFFVPHHFLDGGMIGVGLIAHYWFGFKPGLTIILLSVPLYMLAFFVDRKLFYNSIHGLWLSSLMIDFFYQWKNIFTLPPLMSAFLGGTFVGIGIGLMLKGNSATGGSDLLAQLIGKNFHFNVGKLIFVFDSIVLVVGWPIIGMESFLYSLFAVSTVGFFTTILTHHNHDNGFSFR; encoded by the coding sequence ATGTTGAGAACTTTTAGCATTATTATTATAGGAAGTGTGTTTGTAGGGATCGGAATTGATCTTTTTTTCGTGCCTCACCATTTCCTGGATGGGGGAATGATTGGGGTTGGACTAATTGCCCATTATTGGTTTGGTTTTAAGCCGGGACTTACGATCATCCTTTTGAGTGTTCCATTATATATGCTGGCTTTTTTCGTGGACAGAAAGCTTTTCTATAATAGTATCCATGGCCTCTGGTTATCCTCATTAATGATAGACTTTTTTTATCAATGGAAAAATATTTTCACTTTGCCTCCCCTTATGAGCGCCTTTTTAGGTGGGACCTTCGTTGGAATCGGAATCGGACTAATGCTAAAAGGAAACTCTGCAACAGGCGGTTCCGACTTACTAGCTCAATTGATCGGAAAAAACTTCCACTTTAATGTGGGGAAATTAATCTTTGTCTTTGATAGCATAGTGCTGGTAGTTGGCTGGCCGATCATCGGTATGGAGTCTTTCTTATATTCTTTATTTGCTGTCAGTACAGTAGGTTTTTTTACAACGATTTTGACACATCATAATCATGACAATGGATTTTCCTTTCGTTAA
- a CDS encoding M15 family metallopeptidase has translation MKKIIFVTAASLIILSGCSQVQDWSEDLFGQKQQETKKEEPKQQIPQDQPDGQTEEEQPAPSEEEAVPPELQLESQYFNEVKVVDGKQIIQNPSNLLALVNKEYALNEYKPTDLVRPNVPFVFGNQELEKAYLRKEAAEQLEKMFAEAKAHGVMLTAISGYRSYEYQKMLLEREIAQFGEEKAVMAVAPPGQSEHQSGLAMDISSQSNNFQVNIEFADTKEGKWLAENAYKYGFILRYPEDKVSITQYQYEPWHFRYVGKDAAKVIHENDWSLEEYFNNVKKI, from the coding sequence ATGAAAAAGATCATCTTCGTAACTGCTGCTTCCTTGATTATCTTATCGGGATGTTCGCAAGTACAAGATTGGTCAGAGGATTTATTTGGCCAAAAACAGCAAGAAACGAAAAAAGAGGAACCGAAGCAACAAATTCCACAAGATCAGCCGGATGGACAAACGGAAGAAGAACAACCTGCTCCTTCAGAGGAAGAAGCAGTTCCTCCAGAACTACAATTAGAGTCCCAATACTTCAATGAAGTGAAAGTAGTGGACGGAAAACAAATAATACAAAATCCCTCCAACCTTTTAGCTCTTGTGAATAAGGAATACGCATTAAATGAATACAAACCAACTGATTTGGTCCGCCCAAATGTTCCGTTCGTATTTGGTAATCAAGAACTAGAAAAGGCATATCTTCGTAAAGAAGCGGCAGAGCAGCTGGAGAAAATGTTCGCTGAGGCTAAAGCACATGGTGTTATGCTGACAGCTATTTCAGGCTATCGTTCGTATGAATATCAAAAAATGCTGCTGGAAAGAGAAATTGCTCAGTTCGGAGAAGAAAAAGCCGTAATGGCCGTAGCACCGCCGGGACAAAGTGAGCATCAATCAGGTTTAGCAATGGATATCTCGAGTCAAAGCAATAACTTCCAGGTAAACATTGAATTTGCCGATACGAAGGAAGGCAAGTGGCTTGCTGAGAACGCCTATAAATATGGGTTCATCCTCCGTTATCCGGAAGATAAGGTTTCGATTACACAGTATCAATATGAGCCTTGGCATTTTAGATATGTAGGTAAGGATGCAGCTAAAGTCATTCATGAAAACGATTGGTCTTTAGAAGAGTATTTTAACAATGTGAAAAAGATTTAA
- the deoD gene encoding purine-nucleoside phosphorylase has protein sequence MSIHINAKENEIAETVLLPGDPLRAKYIAETFLENPTCYNEVRNMFGYTGTYKGKRISVQGTGMGVPSISIYINELMQSYNVQNLIRVGTCGAIQKDVKVRDVILAMTSSTDSQMNKLTFNGIDYAPTANFDLLKRAYDAGVEKGLNLKVGNVFTADMFYNDNAEHEKWAQYGILAIEMETSALYTLAAKYGRNALSVLTVSDHILTGEETTAEERQTTFNEMIEVALEAAIGE, from the coding sequence TTGAGTATACATATTAATGCAAAAGAAAATGAAATAGCAGAAACGGTTTTATTACCAGGAGATCCCCTTAGAGCAAAGTACATTGCAGAAACATTTCTGGAAAATCCAACCTGCTATAACGAAGTCCGTAATATGTTTGGATACACAGGAACATATAAAGGGAAAAGGATTTCCGTTCAAGGAACAGGAATGGGTGTTCCGTCCATTTCCATTTATATTAACGAATTAATGCAAAGCTATAACGTCCAAAACCTAATCCGTGTCGGTACTTGTGGGGCTATCCAAAAGGATGTTAAAGTTCGTGATGTCATACTGGCTATGACCTCATCAACTGATTCTCAAATGAACAAATTAACATTTAACGGTATTGACTATGCACCGACAGCTAACTTCGATTTACTTAAAAGGGCATATGATGCCGGAGTGGAAAAAGGCCTTAACTTAAAGGTAGGAAATGTGTTTACTGCCGACATGTTCTACAATGACAATGCCGAGCATGAAAAATGGGCTCAATATGGAATTCTGGCAATTGAAATGGAAACATCGGCTCTATACACATTAGCAGCTAAATATGGACGTAATGCACTATCCGTTCTGACAGTTAGTGATCATATTTTAACAGGTGAAGAAACGACTGCAGAAGAGCGTCAAACAACATTTAATGAAATGATTGAAGTTGCTTTGGAAGCTGCTATTGGGGAGTAG
- a CDS encoding YodL domain-containing protein: MPLLEKIIRPKLLRSTYDMTIFQTPKYGENKGYEKVYRISVEANNHEEALYETFRTFNVPDLVPKDYQGRYIATRDIIFIDEGRRGHYYYRLQSNGWKRVNRIVIH, translated from the coding sequence ATGCCTTTACTTGAAAAAATCATTCGTCCTAAGCTTTTGAGATCGACCTATGACATGACCATTTTCCAAACTCCTAAGTATGGAGAGAACAAAGGCTATGAAAAGGTATATCGAATCTCTGTTGAAGCTAATAATCATGAAGAAGCCCTGTATGAAACGTTCAGAACATTTAACGTACCAGACCTAGTTCCTAAAGATTATCAAGGCAGGTACATTGCTACACGTGATATCATTTTTATTGACGAAGGACGGAGAGGTCATTATTATTATCGCCTTCAGTCAAATGGGTGGAAAAGAGTGAACCGGATCGTGATCCATTAA
- a CDS encoding sporulation protein, with protein MSFFNKVFASIGIGAATVDTKLEKSSYQAGETAKGIVEITGGSADQNIDAIYLTLFTTYIRESDDKKYTDYAPIQKVQISEPFTIGENEKKEFPFTFTLPFETPITYGNTRVWVATGLDIKNAVDPKDKDYIEIVPNELTNAVLTSVQELGFRIRKVECEQAPRRYRGRYPFIQEFEFVPVNGPYQRKLDELEVMFMNQSEEQLDLLLEVDRRARGLGGFLAEALEMDESMVKMTIRKSDIPVLSSKLREVINKFA; from the coding sequence ATGTCTTTTTTTAACAAAGTATTTGCGTCAATTGGAATTGGAGCAGCGACAGTAGATACAAAATTAGAAAAATCAAGCTATCAAGCAGGGGAAACAGCAAAGGGTATAGTAGAAATAACCGGAGGGAGCGCAGATCAAAACATCGATGCTATTTATTTAACTCTCTTTACTACATATATTCGAGAATCAGACGACAAGAAGTACACTGATTATGCTCCTATTCAAAAAGTACAGATATCCGAGCCTTTTACCATTGGCGAAAATGAAAAGAAAGAGTTTCCTTTTACCTTTACCTTGCCATTTGAAACCCCAATCACATATGGGAATACAAGGGTGTGGGTAGCCACGGGTTTAGACATTAAAAATGCAGTAGATCCCAAAGACAAAGATTATATTGAAATCGTGCCGAATGAATTGACGAATGCTGTGCTTACATCTGTTCAGGAACTTGGCTTCAGAATTCGTAAGGTTGAATGTGAGCAAGCACCACGTCGCTACAGAGGTCGCTACCCATTCATACAGGAATTTGAATTCGTACCGGTAAATGGTCCGTACCAACGAAAATTAGATGAACTTGAAGTGATGTTCATGAATCAATCGGAAGAACAATTGGATCTTCTTTTAGAAGTGGATCGACGTGCAAGAGGGTTAGGCGGATTTTTAGCGGAAGCTCTTGAAATGGACGAATCCATGGTGAAAATGACGATAAGAAAGTCGGACATTCCTGTTCTTTCATCAAAACTGCGAGAAGTGATTAATAAATTCGCTTAA
- a CDS encoding protein kinase, with protein sequence MIHTLFRRLIDGFEQTWKPGENINGFHIIRLVGKGSYGTTYLVINHSNGKEAILKRIRPYKKLFSNHVQYVQNEMNALQTLSHPQFPSVYAAGEYGKTPYFIMEKMNGQTFEELIFIEGKTYSEEESLKLGVQLVTLVQWIHEKGYVHRDLRIPNILLDHGTLQIIDFGLACEMNTTSETIPEKHKDYMRDKSVKSDFYAIGHFLLFLLYSSYEPTMRKERSWEAELAIHPDTRMLIRRLLQIDLGFRDAAELIVELSRVIHTLQER encoded by the coding sequence ATGATACACACTCTTTTTCGCAGACTGATCGATGGTTTTGAACAGACTTGGAAACCGGGAGAAAACATCAATGGCTTCCATATCATCCGATTAGTTGGAAAAGGAAGCTATGGTACCACTTACTTGGTTATCAACCATTCGAATGGAAAAGAAGCCATTTTAAAAAGAATACGCCCTTACAAAAAGTTATTTTCTAATCACGTCCAATATGTTCAAAATGAAATGAATGCACTACAAACTTTATCTCATCCTCAGTTTCCATCCGTATATGCAGCAGGTGAGTATGGAAAGACTCCTTATTTCATTATGGAAAAAATGAACGGTCAAACATTTGAGGAGTTAATTTTTATAGAAGGAAAAACCTACTCCGAAGAAGAATCACTAAAGTTAGGTGTACAATTAGTTACCTTGGTTCAATGGATTCATGAAAAGGGATACGTTCATAGAGATTTAAGGATCCCTAATATTCTATTGGATCATGGGACTCTTCAAATAATAGACTTTGGCCTTGCTTGTGAAATGAATACAACATCAGAGACTATTCCAGAGAAACATAAGGATTATATGAGGGATAAGTCTGTGAAGAGTGATTTCTACGCAATCGGACATTTTCTGTTGTTTTTACTGTATTCTTCTTACGAACCGACGATGAGAAAGGAAAGAAGTTGGGAAGCAGAACTGGCCATTCATCCTGATACCAGGATGTTGATTCGAAGACTTCTACAAATTGATTTAGGGTTCAGGGACGCTGCGGAGCTCATTGTGGAATTATCCAGAGTGATTCACACATTACAAGAAAGATAA
- a CDS encoding DUF2515 family protein — translation MTSSPIQKILNLIKTGSNDHTRPLLNEGYICKLYNATESPTPLVYFPQDQELYELIVNKVKNANLNNVTRTACYLDFFKKHPEIHWSFLAHMVSRNAGYHMTDIRNNLLSYVLDNNDQKALFSFLELCNAAIFHDAYPQLLLYEQWKRTGHSSFHLLKKFNVSIFMMNIWNDFLTTGNEQVLTIGLIMNEQHMIQKRILTEMKKPIGVEEWLFLLQDRLEFASILFPYGKHSPCSLAGLSVSHFEQVKRRIVLGKKLYSILFHDTVFPTSYSFAINHSHSGSRADYWPHVYSKKNKKTRLYSPTLCSAWDNIPPLTLSSTDWFTDQSIEVMEPLLTMMVPGHFSMTKKWKTLTSFLVNLKRD, via the coding sequence TTGACCTCTTCACCGATTCAAAAGATTTTAAACCTGATCAAGACCGGGAGCAATGACCACACGAGACCTCTTCTGAACGAGGGGTATATATGTAAGCTCTACAATGCAACCGAAAGCCCTACTCCCCTGGTCTACTTCCCTCAGGATCAAGAACTGTATGAACTGATTGTGAACAAAGTAAAGAATGCTAACCTTAATAACGTAACAAGAACCGCATGTTATCTTGACTTTTTCAAGAAACACCCTGAAATCCACTGGTCTTTTCTTGCTCATATGGTATCAAGAAATGCTGGTTATCATATGACAGACATTCGAAACAATCTGCTCTCATATGTATTGGACAATAATGATCAAAAAGCGTTATTCTCATTTCTCGAGCTATGTAATGCAGCCATCTTTCATGATGCCTACCCTCAATTATTACTATATGAACAATGGAAAAGAACGGGACATTCTTCCTTTCACCTCCTAAAAAAATTCAACGTTTCCATTTTCATGATGAATATCTGGAATGACTTTCTTACTACCGGTAATGAACAAGTTTTAACCATTGGACTCATCATGAATGAGCAGCATATGATTCAAAAGAGAATATTAACAGAAATGAAAAAACCTATTGGAGTAGAAGAGTGGCTTTTTCTCTTGCAGGACCGTTTAGAATTTGCCTCCATTCTCTTTCCATATGGAAAACATTCCCCCTGCTCTCTTGCAGGGCTTTCGGTATCTCACTTTGAGCAGGTAAAGCGAAGGATTGTGTTAGGCAAGAAATTATACAGTATATTATTTCATGACACTGTCTTTCCTACATCTTATTCCTTTGCGATTAACCATTCACATAGCGGATCAAGAGCAGATTACTGGCCTCATGTTTATTCGAAAAAAAACAAAAAAACTCGGCTGTATAGTCCAACACTGTGTTCTGCCTGGGATAACATCCCTCCTTTGACACTCTCTTCGACTGACTGGTTTACGGACCAGTCAATTGAAGTGATGGAGCCGTTGTTGACGATGATGGTACCCGGTCATTTTTCCATGACAAAAAAGTGGAAAACGTTGACCTCATTCCTGGTTAATCTAAAGCGGGATTAA
- a CDS encoding YozD family protein: MREIEVFIDTEEIAEFFMKELVQRGYVPSEDELEEIADITFEYLIAKCIIDEEWEEDV, encoded by the coding sequence ATGCGGGAGATAGAAGTCTTTATCGACACTGAGGAAATTGCAGAGTTCTTTATGAAAGAACTCGTTCAAAGAGGGTATGTACCATCAGAAGATGAGCTGGAAGAAATAGCGGATATCACATTCGAGTATCTGATTGCCAAATGTATCATTGATGAAGAATGGGAAGAAGATGTTTAG
- a CDS encoding YozE family protein: MRKSFYHYLMKYRQPTAKDEITQFANSAYDDHSFPKQSQQYHEISSYLEMNGHYLESMSIFDMAWDYYQLEEKD, translated from the coding sequence ATGAGAAAATCCTTTTATCATTATTTAATGAAGTATAGGCAACCTACTGCCAAGGATGAAATAACTCAATTCGCAAATTCAGCTTATGATGATCACAGCTTTCCTAAACAATCACAACAATACCATGAAATCAGCTCCTACCTCGAAATGAATGGGCACTATCTTGAAAGTATGTCCATTTTCGATATGGCATGGGACTATTATCAGTTAGAAGAAAAAGATTAA
- a CDS encoding YokU family protein, with product MDKKNTKVCEWCEEKTAHEDQSSVYWELPDGTRAIQIANVPSVSCSHCGMEYQDEGVINEIEDQLMLVDTKLIDKVIAYTDLMQLPRLLKKNYFRF from the coding sequence ATGGATAAAAAGAATACAAAAGTATGTGAATGGTGTGAAGAGAAGACGGCTCATGAGGATCAATCCAGCGTGTATTGGGAGCTTCCAGATGGCACAAGAGCGATTCAAATCGCAAATGTTCCGAGCGTGAGCTGCAGCCATTGTGGAATGGAGTACCAGGATGAAGGGGTCATCAATGAAATAGAAGACCAGCTTATGCTGGTCGACACGAAATTAATCGATAAAGTGATCGCTTATACTGATTTAATGCAACTTCCCCGATTACTAAAGAAAAATTACTTTCGATTTTAA
- the ablA gene encoding lysine 2,3-aminomutase: MKMNLYKPKRDWKDIELWKDVTDEQWNNWLWQLTNTIRTLDDLKKVVNLTPEEEEGVKISTKTIPLNITPYYAWLMNEDDPRCPIRMQSVPIGQEIHKTKYDLEDPLHEDEDSPVPGLTHRYPDRVLFLVTNQCSMYCRYCTRRRFSGQIGMGVPKKQLDAAIEYIRETPSVRDVLLSGGDGLLINDQILEYVLKNLREIPHVEIIRIGTRAPVVFPQRITENLCNILKKYHPVWLNTHFNTSIEITEESKKACEMLVNAGVPVGNQAVILAGINDSVPIMKKLMHDLVKIRVRPYYIYQCDLSEGIGHFRAPVSKGLEIIEGLRGHTSGYAVPTFVLDAPGGGGKISLQPNYLISQSASKVVVRNFEGVISTYPEPEEYVAGRADDYFKEVYHDEEIKEPSIGIAGLMNQTHSSLTPSGLKRLERRKEYQENPDHNSLKDFRGKRDQLKEKKHKAMLTKMNQDKNDDKEETING; this comes from the coding sequence ATGAAAATGAATCTCTATAAACCAAAGAGGGATTGGAAGGATATTGAGCTTTGGAAAGACGTGACAGATGAACAATGGAATAATTGGTTATGGCAGCTGACCAACACTATCAGAACCCTTGATGACTTGAAGAAAGTGGTGAACCTGACGCCTGAGGAAGAGGAAGGTGTAAAGATTTCGACTAAAACAATCCCTCTTAATATTACACCTTATTATGCATGGTTAATGAATGAAGATGACCCTCGCTGCCCTATTCGGATGCAATCCGTTCCGATTGGTCAGGAAATCCACAAAACGAAGTATGACCTGGAGGATCCTTTACATGAGGATGAAGATTCCCCTGTTCCCGGATTGACGCACAGGTACCCGGACAGGGTGTTATTTCTCGTGACTAATCAGTGCTCGATGTACTGCCGTTACTGCACGAGAAGAAGGTTTTCAGGACAAATTGGAATGGGTGTACCAAAGAAGCAGCTTGATGCAGCCATTGAATATATTCGAGAGACTCCGAGTGTAAGAGACGTACTGTTATCGGGAGGCGATGGTCTACTGATTAATGATCAGATTCTTGAATACGTCTTAAAGAATTTAAGGGAGATTCCACATGTCGAGATCATCCGGATTGGAACGAGGGCGCCCGTAGTGTTTCCACAGCGGATTACTGAAAACCTTTGTAATATCTTAAAGAAATATCATCCAGTGTGGTTAAATACCCACTTTAATACATCAATCGAAATTACGGAAGAGTCCAAGAAAGCGTGTGAGATGCTCGTAAATGCAGGGGTTCCTGTAGGGAATCAAGCGGTTATTCTCGCTGGTATAAACGACAGTGTTCCAATCATGAAGAAGCTCATGCACGATCTTGTTAAGATTCGCGTACGTCCGTACTATATTTATCAATGTGATTTATCAGAAGGAATCGGCCACTTCCGCGCACCGGTTTCCAAGGGATTGGAGATTATTGAAGGTTTACGGGGACATACTTCCGGCTATGCCGTACCGACCTTCGTGCTGGATGCTCCTGGTGGTGGAGGGAAGATTTCCCTGCAACCTAATTACCTTATTTCTCAAAGTGCTTCGAAAGTGGTTGTACGTAATTTCGAAGGAGTCATCTCCACCTATCCGGAACCGGAAGAATACGTAGCAGGCAGAGCAGATGACTACTTTAAAGAAGTGTATCACGATGAAGAGATTAAAGAACCTTCGATTGGAATTGCCGGCTTGATGAATCAAACCCATTCTTCTCTCACCCCGAGTGGGCTTAAGCGTTTGGAACGTAGAAAGGAATACCAGGAAAACCCCGATCACAATTCCCTTAAGGACTTTAGAGGAAAGAGAGACCAGCTTAAGGAAAAGAAGCACAAAGCTATGCTAACGAAAATGAATCAGGATAAAAATGATGATAAGGAAGAAACCATCAATGGATAA
- the ablB gene encoding putative beta-lysine N-acetyltransferase, with product MQTYEFIKQPKLEAAIYKDGYNRRLRVDEFRGNPGLLWEYVKRETESNLYEKVIVKARWNQSLFFLEKGFILEGGVNAYFNGDKALFMSKFLTNERRNSSYWSKEDDILQSVQQLDRQALVSSETISVATEENAVQLADLYQEVFKLYPVPLHNPDYVKESMKSGTIFVYIEEKGRIISAASADVSLSCKNAELTDCATRTSYRKGGYMKHLIRKLEGELLDRDIFCAYTIARALSFGMNAVFHQLGYRYGGRLANNCIIFDKMEDMNLWEKDLSEM from the coding sequence ATGCAAACATACGAATTTATAAAACAACCGAAGCTGGAAGCTGCCATTTACAAGGATGGCTACAACAGGCGACTGCGGGTGGATGAGTTTAGAGGGAATCCAGGATTGTTATGGGAGTATGTTAAGAGAGAAACTGAGTCCAACCTTTATGAAAAGGTGATTGTGAAAGCAAGATGGAATCAATCTCTCTTTTTTTTGGAAAAAGGCTTCATCTTGGAGGGGGGGGTAAACGCTTACTTCAATGGTGATAAGGCTTTATTTATGAGTAAGTTTTTAACGAATGAAAGAAGAAACAGTTCGTACTGGAGCAAAGAAGACGACATTCTCCAATCGGTTCAACAGCTTGATAGGCAAGCGCTTGTAAGTTCTGAAACGATTTCTGTCGCCACTGAGGAGAATGCAGTGCAATTAGCCGATCTGTATCAGGAAGTATTTAAGCTTTATCCTGTACCATTGCACAATCCCGACTATGTGAAAGAGTCAATGAAAAGTGGGACAATCTTTGTTTATATCGAGGAGAAAGGAAGAATCATCAGTGCTGCTTCTGCTGATGTGTCTTTATCCTGCAAGAATGCCGAATTGACGGATTGTGCTACACGCACTTCCTATCGAAAGGGAGGATATATGAAACATCTGATACGAAAGTTAGAAGGTGAATTACTGGATAGGGACATTTTCTGCGCCTATACGATTGCAAGAGCACTTTCATTTGGTATGAATGCAGTATTCCATCAGCTTGGGTATCGATATGGGGGAAGACTGGCGAATAATTGCATCATCTTCGACAAAATGGAAGATATGAACCTATGGGAAAAAGATCTAAGTGAAATGTAA